In one window of Limnohabitans sp. MORI2 DNA:
- the map gene encoding type I methionyl aminopeptidase gives MTISIKDAQGAQGMRIAGKLASEVLDFLTPHVVPGVTTNQLDKLCHDYIVDVQKAIPAPLNYDPSGNNPYPKSICTSINHQVCHGIPNDKALKKGDIVNIDITVIKDGWHGDTSRMFIVGEASIAAKRLCKLTYEAMWHGIVKVKPGARLGDIGFAIQRFAESNGCSVVREFCGHGIGQVFHEEPQVLHYGKPGTGETLQEGMTFTIEPMINAGKKDIKELGDGWTIVTRDHSLSAQWEHTILVTPTGYEVLTLSEGSPALPDFVTTTCC, from the coding sequence ATGACCATTTCCATCAAAGACGCCCAAGGCGCACAAGGCATGCGCATCGCGGGCAAGCTGGCCTCCGAAGTTCTCGATTTCCTCACCCCGCATGTGGTGCCTGGCGTGACGACCAACCAGCTGGACAAGCTGTGCCACGACTACATCGTGGATGTGCAAAAAGCCATCCCAGCGCCGTTGAACTACGACCCATCGGGCAACAACCCCTATCCCAAGTCGATCTGCACATCCATCAACCACCAGGTATGCCACGGCATTCCCAATGACAAGGCGCTGAAAAAAGGCGACATCGTCAACATCGACATCACCGTCATCAAAGACGGCTGGCATGGCGACACTAGCCGCATGTTCATCGTTGGCGAGGCCTCTATTGCGGCCAAGCGTTTGTGCAAGCTCACCTACGAAGCTATGTGGCATGGCATCGTCAAGGTCAAGCCCGGTGCACGTTTGGGTGACATTGGCTTTGCCATTCAGCGCTTTGCTGAGAGCAACGGCTGCTCGGTGGTGCGCGAGTTTTGCGGTCACGGCATTGGCCAGGTGTTCCACGAAGAGCCGCAAGTGCTGCACTACGGCAAGCCCGGCACTGGCGAAACATTGCAAGAAGGCATGACCTTCACCATCGAGCCCATGATCAACGCGGGCAAGAAAGACATCAAAGAGTTGGGCGACGGTTGGACCATCGTCACACGCGACCACTCGCTCTCCGCCCAGTGGGAACACACCATCCTCGTCACGCCCACGGGCTACGAGGTGCTGACCCTCTCTGAAGGCAGCCCCGCCCTGCCCGACTTTGTGACCACTACCTGCTGTTAA
- the msrB gene encoding peptide-methionine (R)-S-oxide reductase MsrB — MTIHKTEQEWRVLLAAKNAEPVAFAVTRQAATERPFTGKYEDHWQSGSYHCICCGAKLFDSSTKFDAGCGWPSFHTAASADAIAERRDTSHGMVRVETVCSQCEAHLGHVFEDGPAPTGLRYCMNSASLDFVPS, encoded by the coding sequence ATGACGATTCACAAAACCGAACAAGAATGGCGTGTGTTGCTGGCAGCTAAAAACGCCGAGCCCGTGGCCTTTGCTGTCACACGCCAAGCCGCCACTGAGCGGCCATTCACAGGCAAGTACGAAGACCATTGGCAAAGCGGCAGCTACCACTGCATTTGCTGTGGTGCCAAATTGTTTGATTCATCCACCAAGTTTGATGCTGGATGCGGCTGGCCTAGCTTTCACACGGCCGCCAGTGCTGATGCCATTGCCGAGCGCAGAGACACCAGCCACGGCATGGTGCGTGTGGAAACGGTCTGCAGTCAGTGCGAGGCACACTTGGGCCATGTATTCGAAGACGGCCCTGCCCCCACGGGCTTGCGCTACTGCATGAACTCGGCTTCGTTAGACTTCGTGCCTAGCTAA
- a CDS encoding U32 family peptidase yields the protein MSLLNHQLELLAPARDADIGIAAVHHGADAVYIGAPAFGARASAGNSLQDIERLCKEAHRFNSKIFITLNTILRDDELEDAQKMAWDVYRAGADVLIVQDMAFLEMDLPPIQLHASTQTDIRTPEKAKFMQDVGFSQIVLARELTLPQIQAIHDVLDMDRCKLEFFVHGALCVAYSGQCYISHAHTGRSANRGDCSQACRLPYHVTDAQGRFIAHDKHVLSMKDNNQSENLAALVDAGVRSFKIEGRYKDMAYVKNITGHYRVLIDELIESRQYSADPERPPLARASSGNTTLYFTPNPEQNFNREFTDYFVQGRKEDIGAFDSPKNPGIVLGEVTATGTNWLEVKPYDKAAVLHNGDGLCYYDLQKELVGVAINRAEATAKKGVWRLFPKDPMEGFRDLRAGMVINRNRDMDWVRGLEKTSSERRIGVWAELAETPQGFELKLTDEDGHTAAAALSCPKELAKDAVRNDASLRENLGKFGATAFEVLNLQLNLSQAWFVPASSINALRRDAVAALEQARLDAYQRPTRLAAVQPPATYPEDSLTYLANVFNQKAHDFYAKHGVKVIEAAYESHEELGEASLMITKHCVRFSMSLCPKQAKGVTGVQGTVKAEPLMLINGSEKLTLRFDCKPCEMHVVGKMKKSVLNQRVKEMAESPITFYKTRP from the coding sequence ATGTCCTTGCTCAACCACCAACTCGAACTGCTTGCCCCCGCCCGCGATGCAGACATTGGCATTGCCGCCGTTCACCACGGGGCCGATGCGGTGTACATCGGGGCCCCTGCATTTGGCGCTCGCGCCAGCGCGGGCAACAGCTTGCAAGACATCGAACGCCTGTGCAAAGAGGCGCACCGCTTCAACAGCAAAATTTTCATCACCCTCAACACCATCTTGCGTGACGACGAATTGGAAGACGCGCAAAAAATGGCGTGGGATGTCTACCGTGCAGGTGCCGATGTGCTGATCGTGCAAGACATGGCGTTTTTGGAAATGGACTTACCGCCCATCCAATTGCACGCCAGCACGCAAACCGACATTCGCACACCCGAGAAGGCGAAGTTCATGCAAGACGTGGGCTTTTCGCAAATCGTCTTGGCGCGTGAGCTGACGCTGCCGCAAATCCAAGCCATCCACGATGTGCTCGACATGGACCGCTGCAAGCTGGAGTTCTTCGTACACGGCGCTTTGTGCGTGGCCTACAGCGGCCAGTGCTACATCAGCCATGCGCACACAGGTCGCAGCGCCAACCGTGGCGACTGCAGCCAAGCCTGCCGCCTGCCCTATCACGTCACCGATGCACAAGGCCGCTTCATTGCCCACGACAAGCATGTGCTTTCGATGAAAGACAACAACCAAAGCGAGAACCTCGCCGCCTTGGTCGACGCCGGTGTGCGCAGCTTCAAAATCGAAGGCCGCTACAAAGACATGGCCTATGTGAAAAACATCACCGGCCACTACCGCGTGTTGATCGACGAGTTAATCGAGTCACGCCAATACTCAGCCGACCCCGAGCGCCCACCGTTGGCCCGCGCATCGAGTGGCAACACCACGCTGTACTTCACGCCCAACCCCGAGCAGAACTTCAACCGCGAATTCACCGACTACTTTGTGCAAGGCCGCAAAGAAGACATTGGCGCGTTTGATTCGCCCAAAAACCCCGGCATTGTGTTGGGCGAAGTCACGGCTACGGGCACGAACTGGCTCGAAGTCAAGCCTTACGACAAGGCGGCCGTGCTGCACAACGGCGATGGCCTGTGCTACTACGACCTGCAAAAAGAACTGGTGGGCGTGGCCATCAACCGCGCCGAAGCGACGGCCAAGAAAGGCGTGTGGCGCTTGTTCCCCAAAGACCCGATGGAAGGCTTTCGCGATTTGCGTGCAGGCATGGTCATCAACCGCAACCGCGACATGGACTGGGTGCGCGGGCTTGAAAAAACATCGAGCGAGCGCCGCATAGGCGTGTGGGCCGAGTTGGCAGAAACGCCGCAAGGCTTTGAGCTCAAACTCACCGACGAAGATGGCCACACGGCAGCCGCCGCCCTCTCCTGCCCCAAAGAACTCGCCAAAGACGCGGTGCGCAACGACGCCAGCCTGCGCGAGAACTTGGGCAAATTTGGCGCTACCGCGTTTGAAGTGCTCAATCTGCAACTCAATTTGAGCCAAGCGTGGTTTGTGCCAGCCTCGTCCATCAACGCTTTGCGCCGCGATGCGGTGGCGGCTTTGGAGCAAGCGCGTTTAGACGCTTACCAACGCCCCACACGCTTAGCCGCAGTGCAGCCCCCTGCGACCTACCCCGAAGACTCGCTCACCTACCTAGCCAACGTCTTCAACCAAAAAGCCCACGACTTTTATGCCAAGCATGGCGTGAAAGTGATTGAAGCTGCGTACGAAAGCCACGAAGAACTGGGCGAAGCCAGCCTGATGATCACCAAGCATTGCGTGCGTTTCAGCATGAGCCTATGCCCCAAGCAAGCCAAGGGCGTGACAGGGGTGCAAGGCACGGTCAAGGCCGAGCCGCTCATGCTCATCAACGGCAGCGAAAAACTCACCCTGCGCTTTGACTGCAAGCCCTGCGAGATGCATGTGGTGGGCAAGATGAAAAAGTCGGTGCTCAACCAACGTGTCAAAGAGATGGCCGAGTCACCCATCACGTTTTACAAAACACGCCCATGA
- the purL gene encoding phosphoribosylformylglycinamidine synthase codes for MSLHISIFEGGNALSDFRVQQLLPRLAAIAPSIQGLSARHVHLVASVDALSAEQQKTLAALLTYGEPAHGSQDGVLLVVTPRMGTVSPWASKATDIAHNCGLPIKRVERITEFRVQLKDGLLSKAALSPEQLAQVADLLHDRMTESVMPARDEALGLFTELHPAPMEQVDVLGGGEAALRDANTRWGLALAEDEIAYLVNAFTQLKRNPTDVELMMFAQANSEHCRHKIFNAEFTIDGEAQPHSLFGMIRHTEKTSPQYTVVAYSDNASIMEGNPVQRFVAVNNGKDLPQYEKVAATNHVLMKVETHNHPTAISPYPGASTGNGGEIRDEGATGRGSKPKAGMTGFTVSKLWDSNLGRPAHMASPLQIMIDGPLGGAAFNNEFGRPNLTGYFREYEQEVAGVTRGYHKPIMIAGGLGVIDSEQTKKIEFPAGTLLIQLGGPGMRIGMGGGAASSMASGTNAAELDFDSVQRGNPEIERRAQEVINHCWAQGKANPILAIHDVGAGGLSNAFPELTNDAGRGARFDLRAVPLEESGLAPKEIWSNESQERYVLAIAPESLDQFKAFCERERCPFAVVGVATEERQLVLADEGAAVQPVDMPMDVLLGKPPKMHRDVKRVARTSAPMDLTGVSLQDAVIQVLSHPTVASKRFLVTIGDRAVGGLTHRDQMVGPWQVPVADVAVTLADYQSFAGEAMSMGERTPLAALNAPASGRMAVAEAITNLLAAPIDLPRVKLSANWMAACGEAGEDAALYDTVKAVGMELCPALGISIPVGKDSLSMRTQWTDHGETKKVTSPVSLIISAFATLGDVRGTLTPQLDASEDTTLVLVQLGEGQRRMGGSVLGQVLNQAGDQVPDLDNPQELVALVKAINTLRAQGKILAYHDRSDGGLMAAVCEMAFAGQVGVALNVDMLITEGDGITDSRAEYGDSKNWATQVSARREELTLQALFNEELGVVLQVRSSERNDVMQVLREHGLSKHSHFVGSTRPESSTVDKGKGQVSVWRDTKEVFSAYLHDLHQVWDSVSWKICQQRDNPACADAEHASKGVPTDPGMHVHLPAGVLDDVAAPFINVGAKPKVAVLREQGVNSHVEMAYAFAAAGFDAYDVHMTDLQTGRAKLQDFKGLVACGGFSYGDTLGAGIGWARSITFNPTLSAQMQAFFARTDTFGLGVCNGCQMFAELADIIPGAQDWPRFTTNQSERFEARLSMVEVLESPSLFFAGMAGARLPIAVAHGEGFANFSQRGNAAKVLPAMRFVDNHGAATEAYPFNPNGSAGGLTSVTTADGRFTAMMPHPERVFRNVQMSWTDLNASGGIEAFSPWMRMWRNARKWVG; via the coding sequence GTGTCTCTGCACATCAGCATTTTCGAAGGCGGCAACGCCCTCAGCGACTTCCGTGTTCAACAACTTTTGCCACGTTTGGCTGCGATTGCGCCCAGCATTCAAGGCCTGAGCGCCCGCCATGTGCACTTGGTCGCCAGCGTCGACGCGCTGAGTGCCGAGCAGCAAAAAACCTTGGCAGCTTTGCTGACCTACGGCGAGCCGGCCCACGGTAGCCAAGACGGTGTGTTGTTGGTGGTCACGCCCCGCATGGGCACGGTGTCGCCTTGGGCGTCTAAGGCCACCGACATTGCGCACAACTGCGGTTTGCCCATCAAACGCGTGGAGCGCATCACCGAGTTCCGAGTGCAGCTCAAGGACGGCTTGCTGAGCAAAGCAGCGCTGAGCCCCGAGCAACTCGCTCAAGTGGCCGACCTGTTGCACGACCGCATGACCGAGTCCGTCATGCCCGCGCGTGACGAGGCCTTGGGCCTCTTTACCGAGCTGCACCCCGCGCCGATGGAGCAAGTGGATGTGCTGGGCGGTGGCGAAGCCGCGCTGCGCGACGCCAACACCCGCTGGGGCTTGGCTTTGGCCGAGGACGAAATTGCGTATTTGGTCAACGCTTTCACGCAACTCAAACGCAATCCCACCGATGTGGAGCTGATGATGTTTGCGCAGGCCAACAGCGAGCACTGCCGCCACAAAATTTTCAATGCCGAGTTCACCATCGACGGTGAGGCGCAGCCTCACAGCCTGTTTGGCATGATTCGCCATACTGAAAAAACCAGCCCGCAATACACGGTGGTGGCGTATTCGGACAACGCTTCCATCATGGAAGGCAACCCCGTGCAGCGTTTTGTGGCCGTGAACAACGGCAAAGACCTGCCTCAGTACGAAAAAGTGGCTGCCACCAACCATGTGTTGATGAAGGTCGAAACCCACAACCATCCCACCGCCATTTCGCCATACCCCGGCGCATCCACCGGCAACGGCGGCGAGATTCGTGACGAGGGCGCCACAGGCCGTGGCTCCAAGCCCAAGGCGGGCATGACCGGCTTTACCGTGTCCAAGCTGTGGGACAGCAATTTGGGCCGCCCCGCGCACATGGCCAGCCCCTTGCAAATCATGATCGACGGCCCCTTGGGTGGCGCGGCGTTCAACAACGAGTTTGGCCGTCCCAACCTCACCGGCTATTTCCGCGAGTACGAACAAGAAGTGGCCGGCGTGACACGCGGCTACCACAAGCCCATCATGATTGCGGGCGGCTTGGGCGTGATCGACAGCGAACAAACCAAGAAAATTGAATTCCCCGCAGGCACTTTGCTGATTCAACTCGGCGGCCCCGGCATGCGCATTGGCATGGGCGGCGGCGCAGCCAGCTCCATGGCCAGCGGCACGAATGCGGCTGAGCTGGACTTTGACTCGGTGCAACGCGGCAACCCCGAGATCGAGCGCCGTGCACAAGAGGTCATCAACCATTGCTGGGCGCAAGGCAAGGCCAACCCCATCCTCGCTATTCACGATGTGGGCGCAGGCGGCTTGTCCAACGCCTTCCCCGAGCTGACCAATGATGCAGGCCGTGGCGCACGTTTTGACTTGCGCGCCGTGCCGCTCGAAGAATCAGGCTTGGCCCCCAAAGAAATTTGGTCCAACGAAAGCCAAGAGCGCTATGTGTTGGCCATTGCGCCTGAGTCGCTTGACCAGTTCAAAGCCTTCTGCGAGCGCGAACGTTGCCCGTTTGCGGTGGTCGGTGTGGCGACCGAAGAGCGCCAACTGGTGTTGGCCGACGAAGGCGCAGCCGTGCAGCCCGTGGACATGCCCATGGATGTGCTGCTCGGCAAGCCGCCCAAAATGCACCGCGACGTCAAGCGTGTGGCGCGCACCAGCGCCCCGATGGACCTCACGGGTGTGAGTTTGCAAGATGCCGTGATTCAAGTGCTGAGCCACCCCACGGTGGCGAGCAAGCGTTTCCTCGTCACCATTGGCGACCGCGCCGTGGGTGGCCTGACGCACCGCGACCAAATGGTCGGCCCATGGCAAGTGCCTGTGGCCGATGTGGCCGTGACCTTGGCCGACTACCAAAGCTTCGCAGGCGAGGCCATGAGCATGGGCGAACGCACGCCCTTGGCCGCCTTGAACGCCCCCGCCTCGGGTCGCATGGCCGTGGCCGAGGCCATCACCAACTTGTTGGCGGCCCCGATTGATTTACCCCGCGTCAAGCTCAGCGCCAACTGGATGGCCGCGTGCGGCGAAGCGGGCGAAGATGCCGCCTTGTACGACACCGTCAAAGCCGTGGGTATGGAACTGTGCCCCGCCTTGGGCATTTCCATCCCCGTGGGCAAAGACAGCTTGTCCATGCGCACGCAGTGGACCGACCACGGTGAGACCAAAAAAGTCACGTCGCCTGTGAGCCTCATCATCAGCGCGTTTGCCACTTTGGGCGATGTGCGTGGCACGCTCACGCCTCAGCTCGACGCCAGCGAAGACACCACCTTGGTCTTGGTGCAGTTGGGCGAAGGCCAGCGCCGCATGGGCGGCAGCGTGTTAGGCCAAGTGCTCAACCAGGCGGGTGACCAAGTGCCCGACCTTGACAACCCGCAAGAGCTGGTGGCCTTGGTGAAGGCCATCAACACCTTGCGTGCGCAGGGCAAGATCTTGGCTTACCACGACCGCAGCGACGGTGGTTTGATGGCCGCCGTTTGCGAAATGGCCTTTGCAGGTCAAGTGGGCGTGGCGCTGAATGTGGACATGCTCATCACCGAGGGCGACGGCATCACCGACAGCCGCGCCGAGTACGGCGACTCGAAAAACTGGGCCACCCAAGTCAGCGCCCGTCGTGAAGAGCTCACCCTGCAAGCTTTGTTCAATGAAGAGTTGGGCGTGGTCTTGCAAGTGCGCAGCAGCGAGCGCAACGACGTGATGCAAGTGCTGCGCGAGCATGGTCTGTCTAAACACAGCCACTTTGTGGGCAGCACACGCCCCGAGTCGTCGACCGTGGACAAAGGCAAGGGCCAAGTGAGCGTGTGGCGCGACACCAAAGAGGTGTTCAGCGCCTACTTGCACGACCTTCACCAAGTGTGGGACAGCGTGAGCTGGAAGATTTGCCAGCAGCGCGACAACCCTGCCTGCGCCGACGCCGAACACGCCAGCAAAGGCGTGCCCACCGACCCCGGCATGCATGTGCATTTGCCAGCGGGTGTGTTGGACGATGTGGCCGCGCCTTTCATCAACGTGGGTGCCAAACCCAAAGTGGCCGTGCTGCGCGAGCAGGGCGTCAACTCGCATGTGGAAATGGCCTACGCCTTTGCCGCCGCAGGCTTTGACGCTTACGACGTGCACATGACCGACTTGCAAACGGGCCGCGCCAAGCTGCAAGACTTCAAAGGCTTGGTGGCTTGCGGAGGCTTCAGCTACGGCGACACCTTGGGCGCAGGCATTGGCTGGGCGCGCTCCATCACGTTCAACCCCACGCTGTCGGCGCAAATGCAAGCCTTCTTTGCCCGCACCGACACCTTTGGCTTGGGCGTGTGCAACGGCTGCCAAATGTTTGCCGAGTTGGCCGACATCATTCCTGGCGCGCAAGACTGGCCACGCTTCACCACCAACCAAAGCGAGCGCTTTGAAGCGCGTTTGAGCATGGTGGAGGTGTTGGAGTCACCCTCGCTGTTCTTCGCAGGCATGGCCGGTGCGCGCTTGCCCATTGCCGTGGCGCACGGCGAAGGCTTTGCCAACTTCAGCCAACGCGGCAATGCCGCCAAAGTGCTGCCCGCCATGCGCTTTGTGGACAACCACGGTGCAGCCACTGAGGCCTATCCGTTCAACCCCAACGGCAGCGCCGGTGGCTTGACGTCCGTCACCACCGCCGACGGCCGCTTCACCGCCATGATGCCGCACCCCGAGCGCGTGTTCCGCAACGTGCAAATGAGCTGGACCGATTTGAACGCCTCTGGTGGCATCGAGGCGTTTAGCCCATGGATGCGCATGTGGCGTAATGCGCGTAAGTGGGTTGGCTAA
- a CDS encoding peptidylprolyl isomerase — protein sequence MKKQMIWTAVATAAFACLSMGASAQNIAIVNGKAVPSTRVEALKQQVARSGRPITPEVEAQIKEEVIAREIFMQEAQKRGLDSTDEYKAQIELARQTILIRELFAEFQKTSAVTDADVQAEYDKFVAANGGKEYRARHILVETKEQAEAILASLKKGGKFEDIAKKQSKDPGSGANGGDLDWAAAGNYVKEFSEAMVALNKGQVSAPVQSQFGFHIIRLDDVREAQLPSLEEVKPQIVQQMTQQRMAAFQQELRAKAKVE from the coding sequence ATGAAAAAACAAATGATTTGGACCGCTGTTGCTACTGCTGCCTTTGCCTGCTTGAGCATGGGCGCTTCGGCACAAAACATCGCCATCGTGAATGGCAAGGCTGTGCCCTCGACCCGTGTCGAGGCACTCAAGCAGCAAGTGGCTCGCTCTGGCCGTCCCATCACACCTGAGGTCGAAGCCCAAATCAAAGAAGAAGTCATTGCGCGCGAAATCTTCATGCAAGAAGCGCAAAAGCGTGGCTTGGATTCCACTGACGAATACAAAGCTCAAATTGAGTTGGCACGCCAAACCATTTTGATTCGCGAGTTGTTCGCTGAATTCCAAAAAACATCTGCGGTCACTGACGCCGATGTGCAAGCCGAATACGACAAATTCGTGGCAGCCAACGGTGGCAAAGAGTACCGCGCACGTCACATCTTGGTGGAAACCAAGGAGCAAGCTGAAGCCATCCTCGCCAGCTTGAAAAAAGGTGGCAAGTTTGAAGACATCGCCAAAAAGCAATCCAAAGACCCAGGCTCAGGTGCCAACGGTGGTGATCTCGATTGGGCGGCTGCTGGCAATTACGTCAAAGAGTTCTCTGAAGCCATGGTCGCTTTGAACAAAGGCCAAGTCTCTGCCCCCGTGCAAAGCCAATTTGGTTTCCACATCATCCGTTTGGACGATGTGCGTGAAGCGCAATTGCCCTCTTTGGAAGAGGTGAAGCCACAAATCGTGCAACAAATGACCCAACAGCGCATGGCTGCTTTCCAACAAGAATTGCGCGCCAAAGCCAAGGTCGAGTAA
- a CDS encoding septation protein A yields the protein MKLLLDFFPIILFFITFKTWGIMAATAVAIAATVVQIGYLWRKNGFVEPMQWVSLGVIVVFGGATLLTQDETFIKWKPTVLYWLMGGALWVGHFVFKRNFIQQLMGAQVTLPDHAWGVLLHSWACFFTVMGCINIWVANHFDTDTWVSFKLFGGLGLMLVFVVAQGIYMSRFMQDQPEDGA from the coding sequence ATGAAATTACTCCTCGATTTTTTCCCCATCATCCTCTTTTTCATCACCTTCAAAACTTGGGGAATCATGGCCGCCACTGCCGTGGCCATTGCGGCCACCGTCGTGCAAATTGGCTACCTCTGGCGCAAAAACGGCTTTGTGGAACCCATGCAGTGGGTCAGCTTGGGTGTCATCGTCGTGTTTGGTGGCGCAACCTTGCTCACCCAAGATGAAACCTTCATCAAATGGAAGCCTACGGTGTTGTACTGGCTCATGGGCGGCGCTTTGTGGGTGGGTCACTTCGTGTTCAAGCGTAATTTCATTCAACAACTCATGGGCGCACAAGTCACTTTGCCCGATCATGCTTGGGGTGTGTTGCTGCACAGCTGGGCTTGCTTCTTCACCGTGATGGGCTGCATCAACATTTGGGTGGCCAATCACTTTGACACCGACACTTGGGTGAGCTTCAAACTCTTTGGTGGTTTGGGGCTTATGTTGGTGTTTGTGGTGGCTCAAGGCATTTACATGAGTCGCTTCATGCAAGACCAGCCAGAGGACGGCGCATGA
- a CDS encoding BolA family protein, which translates to MTITAQALTQKLQARLNPEFVEVLDESAAHAGHAGANGTGFGTHFRVRIQSALFIGKSRVARHRLVYDALQEYIDQGLHALAIEVIEHT; encoded by the coding sequence ATGACCATCACGGCACAGGCGCTGACACAAAAATTACAAGCGCGTTTAAATCCTGAGTTCGTGGAAGTTTTAGACGAAAGCGCTGCACATGCAGGCCATGCAGGCGCCAACGGCACAGGCTTTGGGACCCATTTTCGGGTTCGCATTCAAAGTGCCCTTTTCATTGGTAAATCGCGGGTTGCACGTCATCGCCTTGTGTATGATGCGTTGCAAGAATATATTGATCAAGGCTTGCACGCCTTGGCCATTGAAGTCATCGAACACACCTGA
- a CDS encoding MOSC domain-containing protein, translating into MTSPRSATVSIFIGQVRALPETGRPTGMYKTAVQSPIALGVNGFEGDQQADLRVHGGPDKAVHLYPTRHYAQLAAKFDEAAALMQPGSMGENIATPDLDEHDVRLGDVWQLGTALIQVCQPRNPCWKIDERFGADGMALFIDQHLLTGWYWRVLQTGVVNPTDTLVLHEAASHAPTLHQAMTLWREHRPDLAALSTLAETPGIAKVWQDKIKQRVIYLMKPT; encoded by the coding sequence ATGACTTCACCACGCAGCGCAACGGTTTCTATCTTCATTGGCCAAGTGCGCGCCTTGCCCGAAACGGGGCGCCCTACGGGCATGTACAAAACTGCCGTGCAATCGCCGATTGCTTTGGGTGTAAACGGCTTCGAAGGCGACCAACAAGCCGACCTGCGCGTGCACGGCGGGCCCGACAAAGCGGTGCACCTCTACCCCACACGCCACTACGCCCAGCTGGCTGCTAAGTTTGACGAAGCTGCAGCGTTGATGCAGCCCGGCAGCATGGGCGAAAACATCGCCACGCCCGACTTGGACGAACACGATGTGCGCCTAGGCGATGTGTGGCAACTCGGCACAGCGCTGATTCAAGTCTGTCAACCGCGCAACCCATGCTGGAAGATTGACGAGCGCTTTGGCGCAGACGGCATGGCCTTGTTCATCGACCAACACCTGCTCACCGGCTGGTACTGGCGCGTGCTGCAAACGGGTGTGGTCAATCCCACCGACACCTTGGTGTTGCACGAAGCTGCCAGCCACGCCCCGACCCTGCACCAAGCCATGACGCTGTGGCGTGAGCATCGACCGGATTTGGCTGCATTGTCGACCTTGGCCGAAACGCCAGGTATTGCCAAGGTCTGGCAAGACAAGATCAAGCAGCGTGTGATCTACTTGATGAAGCCAACCTAG